AACCGGGCGCTCGACCTCGTCCTCAACGTCCACTTCGACGTCGAGTTCAACAACGCCTTCTGGGACGGCGACGAGATGACCTTCGGCGACGGCGACGGCGTGATCTTCTCCGGGTTCGCCCGCTCCCTCGACGTCGTCGCGCACGAGCTCGCGCACGGCGTCACCCAGTTCACGTCGGGTCTCGTCTACCAGGGCGAGTCCGGGGCGCTCAACGAGCACTTCAGCGACGTCTTCGGTGCCGCCATCACCCAGTGGCACACCGGCGAGAGCCCGAGCGAGGCCGACTGGCTCATCGGCGACGAGATCATGGGACCGGACCTCTACGGTGAGGCGCTGCGGTCCATGGCCCACCCCGGGACCGCGTACGACAACCCCGTGCTCGGCACGGACCCCCAGCCGGCGCACTACACCGACCGCTACACCGGCAGCGGCGACAACGGCGGGGTCCACATCAACTCCGGGATCCCCAACCGGGCGTTCTACCTCGCGGCCACCGAGCTCGGCGACACCTTCGAGGCCACGCGCATCTGGTACCACGCCCTGCAGGCCCTCCCCCCGGACGCGACGTTCGCGCAGGCGGCCGAGCAGGTCGCGACGTCCGCCCGCATCCTCGTGAAGTCCGGGGCCGTGCCGAAGGGTGCGACGCAGATCGTGCGGAGCGCCTGGCGTGCCGTCGGGGTGGGCTGAGGCGGGCGTGGCCGACGACACGGTCCGGTTCGAGGTCGAGGGCGGGTACACCGGCCAGGCTCGGGCTCTCACGGTGCACCCGGACGGCACGGCCGAGGTCGAGGTGAGCGGGCACCGCTCCACCGGGCGGCTCCCCGCCTCGACCGTGGCCGAGCTGACCGCGGCCCTCGACCGCGCCGGCGGGCTCGACGCCGTCGTCCCGGGCGCCGGCACGCCCCCCGGGGCGGACCGGCAGCGGTACACGCTCACGTACCGCGGGGCGACGGCCGTCGCACACGACGGTGCCGTGCCCGACAGGCTGCAGGAGGCCGTGCGGCTCCTCCGGCAGGCGATGACGAGCCTGCGGCGCTGACGGGCGC
The Aquipuribacter nitratireducens DNA segment above includes these coding regions:
- a CDS encoding M4 family metallopeptidase; amino-acid sequence: MSEHAQTCWFVPPYVQKEVVGEGRTTADDSEQLRLADDARTRRAQAIAAVGGTTGPAAGTEGERAAPPSTGTSRREVYDCESTTVQRKRLVRAEGDRETDDADSLNAYDNAGIVRSFFADRLGRESIDNRALDLVLNVHFDVEFNNAFWDGDEMTFGDGDGVIFSGFARSLDVVAHELAHGVTQFTSGLVYQGESGALNEHFSDVFGAAITQWHTGESPSEADWLIGDEIMGPDLYGEALRSMAHPGTAYDNPVLGTDPQPAHYTDRYTGSGDNGGVHINSGIPNRAFYLAATELGDTFEATRIWYHALQALPPDATFAQAAEQVATSARILVKSGAVPKGATQIVRSAWRAVGVG